In Toxotes jaculatrix isolate fToxJac2 chromosome 20, fToxJac2.pri, whole genome shotgun sequence, the following proteins share a genomic window:
- the rreb1a gene encoding ras-responsive element-binding protein 1 isoform X2, which produces MLVLSEGVECEQWLQTHTQQTPPPSRPAPRHERTNEQANERCFTKRTAVMENPTEELQEGGGATTEMNEEEVEPTEEKTHSNLKGAMNGVMEAAASGGEKLQNGDRGGGGDGGGGGVMEAEGGGDLSSINAMMSTVMSAAGTINGEGDGEGESGVTSANSSAGPSPSPSPSKSLTAAMRAPPSRNARRNQDTKEDSSACICPLCDKSCQTQHQLTMHIRQHNADTGATDHSCSICGKCLSSASSLDRHMLVHSGERPYKCSICGQTFTTNGNMHRHMKIHEKDPASGLLPVSPPSPTKRRRPSVKRRQGPEEENGEEPPSKKVVDDAAAEESAAVLRGSEEELLPCPICFKTCNSRLELDAHMDTHPDTALRCDLCCLSFRTHRGLLRHNAGVHKLLPQDPNGRPFIQNNPSIPTGFNDLAFIDFSCKKFAHIAQVWCETNLRRCISKFHRFVCDCCDKAFPLRSALELHKTTSHPDKPTTTDTEEKVEEAEDDGAAENGAENNSEDAEKVLPSEQAGFLEALGLQHISTVKPGPTDDEIHQAHLDSIKVIHVEPPCSSLPQEPASGYLSGGLGLTLGLGVGGLAALSIPLLDPSALQGLSQKDALSLLSLQPFQAGFVLQPEGGAASSGAKPSEAGGSGIMELADIQQILKVATAAPNQMGLSLPPLAKAPGLTGGQGQVQGQKAMPPLKPKPPITPRSSLTATTPPPLQSSQQASLGCISPSLPPPTPSLFKTPSSSSSSAGNGGQLDAECMGDARMPLSDSPPAATTAVHEEAGLSGRKPATKGGNNSNAGSAKGSFPCRFCDQVFAFSGVLQAHMRFHLGILPHQCNICDYVAPDKATLIRHLRTHSGERPYVCRVCHYPFTVKANCERHLRKKHAKTSRKDIEKNIKYVTSTTTANIAAAITAATTTATQDMETGCTGAETTCRFCGEDLKTYRALQIHLRTHNGCQRKPFECRRCGAAFLAKRNCIHHLLKQHPEVQEREIEEHIATLQPAAAPVATVASARAAPVNQVVLNGISQPPLQAVKVEELASVVYPAELDQPLDFSAKSRGAGSQAGSPGVKLESVSPSFDCSVLDQPIDLSIPSKRQRREAGNAEKREIKTEQSGGSILEQQHALALSKDEKAGSALPPLHPHPQLGCYQLPPGSNPPPASLSNLSNSSRAQRLKPLLPKPTSASSSASTALKELPPLASIAQIIHSVSGAPDLLKREATTLEGKPQAGVASSQADSSSDAPGPSAGLETQSDDTSEGSSRKRSRKKPAALAVKEKTVVSGGGIDLESSGEFASVEKMLATTDTNKFSTYLQTGAADLGGKRDGDRAGAGEEKEGATKEEVKPVAAPAAVVPPPKGKKNAYSNSVQKMTCPFCPRVFPWASSLQRHMLTHTGQKPFPCPRCDAFFSTKSNCERHLLRKHGVTHRTLRRNGALMKKDGDEGSHESAESQSETEQVAPEAQDLSSGTAPTDTDTAPTCESPTPTEQQGAVSTKTSPKPSQGCSPAENDAEQLETETTEQPEQKEAPETRPAQGKQPPLSNSTKVESADDDDCHSNKSLDLNFGKKLIDFKLSTSSGSAQEEQTSEPTSSSSSSSSSSTSAPQVTKESPEREEKEKSASTTTSSCSSSPVVKQQPEYKHVCRVCKKSFRYATTLARHERAHLSEETPTPAPPETPPVKEEATGSSATKSTEEEKEEEQKKETEIEVEDGGMKGGESEAGESGESEEEEKEKEERSDEEASEPKSLEGGEASGGRVDKRKKICNVCGKRFWSLQDLTRHMRSHTGERPYQCQTCERTFTLKHSLVRHQRIHLKPRSADGSSAANDDASEDGDSCTPTPTSTCPPSENESECGSAAAGAKELEEEDGKEEGEGQQEACDGAESVTVEEENPATPSGADSEPPTTVASEDPDVEEKSRLSTDSATQPPSVDTTPSQQATDTNTATSDDSSASNLKSTPDSNTSKEPSPSSSSSAPGETTTAAPTEGFIQGLLEIHAKPSLEHILPNGEPPLVGVD; this is translated from the exons caGTCATGGAAAACCCCACAGAGGAGCTGCAAGAAGGGGGAGGAGCCACCACTGAGATGaatgaagaggaggtggagccTACAGAGGAGAAAACGCACAGCAACCTCAAAG GAGCCATGAACGGAGTGATGGAGGCGGCAGCgagtggaggagagaagctACAGAACGGAgaccgaggaggaggaggcgacggaggaggaggaggagtaatgGAGGCTGAAGGAGGAGGCGACCTGTCCTCCATCAATGCCATGATGTCCACGGTGATGTCGGCAGCAGGGACCATCAATGgtgaaggagatggagaaggagagagcggAGTGACCTCAGCCAACTCCTCTGCTGGGCCCTCCCCGAG CCCCTCCCCCAGCAAGTCACTCACGGCAGCCATGAGAGCCCCACCCAGCCGCAACGCACGACGCAACCAG GACACCAAAGAGGACAGCTCAGCTTGTATCTGTCCGCTGTGCGACAAGAGCTGCCAAACACAACACCAGCTCACCATGCACATCAGACAG CACAACGCAGACACCGGAGCGACGGACCACTCCTGCAGCATCTGTGGGAAGTGCCTGAGCTCGGCCTCGTCGCTGGACAGACACATGTTGGTCCACAGCGGGGAGAGACCCTACAAATGTAGCATCTGTGGACAGACCTTCACCACCAACGGCAACATGCACAG ACATATGAAGATCCATGAGAAGGACCCAGCCAGTGGTCTGCTCCCTgtcagccccccctcccccaccaaACGCCGCCGTCCATCCGTCAAGAGGAGGCAGGGCCCGGAGGAGGAGAACGGAGAGGAGCCGCCCAGCAAGAAG GTGGTGGATGACGCGGCGGCAGAGGAGTCGGCGGCGGTGCTTCGTGGAtcggaggaggagctgctgcccTGTCCAATCTGCTTCAAGACCTGCAACTCCAGACTGGAGCTGGAcgcacacatggacacacacccGGACACTGCActgag GTGTGATCTCTGCTGCCTTTCTTTCCGAACTCACCGCGGTTTGTTGCGTCACAATGCGGGGGTTCACAAGCTCCTTCCTCAGGACCCCAATGGTCGTCCCTTCATCCAAAACAACCCCTCCATCCCCACTGGCTTCAACGACCTGGCCTTCATTGACTTCTCCTGCAAGAAGTTTGCTCACATTGCACAG GTTTGGTGTGAGACTAACCTTCGTCGCTGTATCAGTAAGTTCCACCGGTTTGTCTGTGATTGCTGCGACAAGGCTTTCCCCCTTCGCTCTGCCCTTGAACTCCATAAAACCACCTCCCACCCCGACAAACCCACGACCACTGACACGGAGGAAAAGGTGGAGGAAGCTGAAGATGACGGAGCTGCAGAGAATGGCGCGGAGAACAACAGTGAGGATGCAGAGAAAGTCCTGCCCTCGGAGCAGGCCGGCTTTTTGGAAGCGCTTGGTCTTCAGCACATTTCTACG GTGAAGCCTGGTCCCACGGACGATGAGATCCATCAGGCCCATCTGGACAGCATCAAGGTGATCCACGTGGAGCCACCATGCTCCAGCCTTCCCCAGGAGCCGGCTTCCGGTTACCTGTCTGGAGGGCTGGGGCTGACCTTGGGCCTGGGTGTTGGTGGTCTGGCGGCCCTGAGCATCCCACTGCTGGATCCCTCTGCCTTGCAGGGCCTCTCACAGAAAGACGCCCTCAGCCTGCTGTCCCTGCAGCCCTTCCAGGCCGGCTTCGTCCTGCAGCCAGAAGGGGGCGCGGCTTCGTCGGGTGCCAAACCTAGTGAGGCAGGTGGATCTGGGATCATGGAGCTGGCTGACATCCAGCAGATCCTCAAAGTAGCTACTGCAGCACCGAATCAGATGGGACTGAGCCTCCCACCTCTGGCCAAAGCTCCTGGACTCACTGGAGGTCAAG GTCAAGTACAGGGTCAGAAGGCGATGCCTCCGTTGAAGCCCAAACCTCCCATCACCCCGCGCTCCAGCCTCACAGCAACAACTCCTCCCCCCCTCCAGAGCTCCCAGCAGGCCTCACTGGGCTGCATCAGCCCCAGCCTgccacctcccaccccctctctcttcaaaaCACCCTCTTCATCGTCCTCTTCAGCTGGGAACGGAGGGCAGTTGGATGCAGAGTGCATGGGTGACGCTCGCATGCCATTGTCGGATTCGCCACCAGCTGCCACCACAGCTGTGCATGAGGAGGCGGGGCTTAGCGGGAGAAAGCCAGCAACCAAAGGGGGAAACAACAGCAACGCCGGCTCGGCTAAAGGCTCGTTCCCGTGCCGCTTCTGTGACCAGGTGTTTGCCTTCTCAGGCGTCCTGCAGGCTCACATGCGCTTCCACCTTGGCATCCTTCCTCACCAGTGCAACATCTGCGACTATGTGGCTCCAGACAAAGCTACGCTGATTCGACACTTGCGGACGCACAGCGGTGAGCGACCATACGTCTGCCGTGTGTGTCATTATCCTTTCACTGTAAAAGCCAACTGCGAGCGCCACCTTAGGAAGAAGCACGCAAAGACCTCGAGGAAAGACATTGAGAAGAACATAAAGTACGTCACCTCCACCACTACGGCGAACATTGCAGCAGCAATCACTGCTGCCACCACCACAGCCACCCAGGACATGGAGACGGGCTGCACCGGAGCTGAGACAACGTGCCGGTTCTGTGGCGAGGACCTGAAGACCTACCGTGCGCTGCAGATTCACCTGCGCACACACAACGGCTGCCAGAGGAAGCCGTTCGAGTGCCGTCGCTGCGGTGCTGCCTTTCTGGCCAAACGCAACTGCATCCACCACCTACTGAAGCAGCACCCCGAGGTGCaggagagggagatagaggagCATATTGCCACGCTCCAGCCGGCTGCTGCGCCCGTTGCTACCGTTGCCTCTGCCCGAGCTGCTCCTGTGAATCAAGTGGTGTTGAATGGGATCAGTCAGCCTCCACTCCAAGCTGTTAAGGTGGAGGAACTGGCTAGTGTGGTTTATCCTGCAGAACTGGACCAGCCGCTGGATTTCTCTGCTAAAAGTCGTGGAGCTGGGAGCCAGGCGGGGTCTCCTGGGGTCAAACTGGAGAGCGTCTCCCCCAGCTTCGACTGCTCCGTCCTGGACCAGCCGATTGATTTGTCCATACCCAGCAAGAGGCAGCGGAGGGAGGCAGGGAACGCAGAGAAGAGGGAGATCAAGACGGAGCAGAGTGGCGGCAGCATCCTCGAGCAGCAGCACgctctggctctgtccaaggACGAGAAGGCGGGGAGCGCCCTGCCTCCTCTACACCCTCACCCCCAGCTCGGCTGCTACCAGCTCCCCCCTGGCTCCAACCCTCCCCCCGCCTCCCTCTCCAATCTCAGCAACTCTTCTCGAGCCCAGCGCCTCAAACCACTGCTGCCCAAACCCACCTCCgcttcctcctcagcctccactGCCCTAAAAGAGCTCCCCCCTCTGGCCTCCATCGCTCAGATCATACACTCCGTCTCCGGAGCCCCAGACCTGCTGAAGAGAGAGGCCACCACTCTGGAAGGCAAACCCCAGGCGGGTGTTGCTTCCTCTCAGGCCGATTCATCCTCAGATGCCCCGGGACCCTCCGCTGGTCTGGAGACACAGAGTGATGACACATCTGAGGGATCGTCCAG aAAACGGTCCAGGAAGAAACCGGCAGCCTTGGCAGTGAAGGAGAAGACTGTTGTGAGTGGCGGTGGAATTGACCTGGAGTCCAGCGGAGAGTTTGCCAGTGTGGAAAAGATGCTGGCCACCACCGACACCAACAAGTTCAGCACCTACCTGCAGACCGGAGCTGCAGACctgggaggaaagagag ATGGTGacagagcaggagcaggggaggagaaggagggagcgacgaaggaggaggtgaagccTGTGGCAGCGCCGGCGGCTGTGGTGCCTCCACCCAAAGGGAAGAAAAACGCCTACTCCAACTCTGTGCAGAAGATGACCTGCCCCTTCTGCCCCCGAGTGTTTCCCTGGGCCAGCTCTCTGCAGAgacacatgctgacacacaccg GTCAGAAGCCGTTCCCCTGTCCAAGGTGCGACGCCTTCTTCTCCACCAAATCTAACTGTGAGCGCCACCTGCTGAGGAAACACGGTGTGACCCACAGGACGCTGCGCCGCAACGGCGCCCTTATGAAGAAAGACGGAGATGAGGGCTCGCACGAGAGCGCAG AGagtcagtcagagacagagcaggttgCACCAGAAGCACAAGACCTCAGCAGCGGCACCGcccccacagacacagacaccgCCCCCACCTGTGAGAGCCCCACCCCCACAGAACAACAAGGGgcagtgtcaacaaaaacaagCCCCAAACCAAGCCAAG GTTGTAGTCCAGCTGAAAATGATGCAGAGCAGCTGGAGACAGAAACCACAGAGCAGCCAGAGCAGAAGGAGGCGCCAGAGACCAGACCAGCACAGGGAAAACAGCCTCCACTGAGCAACAGCACCAAG GTGGAGAGTGCAGACGACGACGATTGCCATAGCAACAAAAGTCTGGACCTGAACTTTGGCAAAAAGCTCATTGACTTCAAGCTCTCAACATCCTCAGGCTCCGCTCAGGAAGAACAAACCTCCGAGCcaacctcctcttcatcttcctcctcatcatcctctaCCTCTGCTCCCCAAGTCACTAAAGAGAgcccagagagggaggagaaagagaaaagcgcctcaaccaccacctcctcttGTTCCAGCAGCCCCGTGGTGAAGCAGCAGCCTGAGTACAAACACGTGTGTCGGGTTTGTAAGAAGAGTTTCCGTTACGCCACAACCCTCGCTCGCCACGAGAGGGCACACCTTTCTGAGGAGACGCCAACTCCAGCACCACCAGAGACACCACCGGTGAAAGAGGAGGCCACGGGGAGCAGCGCCACCAAATCgactgaggaggagaaagaagaggagcagaagaaggagacagagatagaggTGGAGGATGGAGGAATGAAGGGAGGTGAGAGTGAGGCAGGGGAGAGCggggagtcagaggaggaggagaaggagaaggaagagaggagcgATGAGGAGGCGTCAGAACCAAAGAGtctggagggaggagaggcgTCAGGAGGACGAGTGGATAAAAGGAAGAAGATCTGTAATGTATGCGGCAAAAGATTCTGGTCCCTGCAGGACCTGACCAGACACatgaggtcacacacag gtGAGCGGCCCTACCAGTGTCAAACCTGTGAGAGGACTTTCACGCTGAAGCACAGTCTGGTTCGCCACCAAAGGATCCACCTGAAGCCCCGCAGTGCCGATGGATCCTCTGCTGCGAACGACGACGCCAGCGAGGACGGAGACTCTTGCACCCCGACCCCGACCTCCACCTGCCCGCCCTCAGAGAACGAGAGTGAGTGTGGGAGCGCCGCTGCCGGGGCCAAGGAGCTGGAAGAGGAGGAcggaaaagaggaaggagagggtcAGCAGGAGGCCTGTGATGGAGCAGAATCAGtcacagtggaggaggaaaacCCTGCAACTCCGTCTGGTGCTGATTCAGAACCACCAACCACTGTTGCTTCTGAAGACCCCGATGTAGAGGAAAAATCCAGACTTTCCACAGACTCTGCGACACAACCACCCTCCGTTGACACGACTCCCAGCCAACAAGctactgacacaaacacagctacTAGTGACGACTCTTCAGCCAGCAACCTGAAATCAACCCCCGACTCAAACACCTCCAAAGagccctctccctcctcctccagctctgcacCAGGAGAGACAACAACAGCTGCCCCCACAGAGGGCTTCATCCAGGGGCTGCTGGAGATCCATGCCAAGCCCTCTCTGGAGCATATCCTGCCCAATGGAGAGCCTCCTCTGGTGGGAGTAGACTGA